In Pungitius pungitius chromosome 2, fPunPun2.1, whole genome shotgun sequence, a single window of DNA contains:
- the purab gene encoding transcriptional activator protein Pur-alpha, with product MADRDSGSDHGGPTAGPGSLPPGAMGAMSRLQHDTEELASKRVDIQNKRFYLDVKQNVKGRFLKIAEVGAGGNKSRLTLSMSVAVEFRDYLGDFIEHYAQLGPTNPDIVQDEPRRALKSEFLVRENRKYYMDLKENQRGRFLRIRQTVNRGPGLGSAQGQTIALPAQGLIEFRDALAKLIDDYGVDEEPAELPEGTSLTVDNKRFFFDVGSNKYGVFMRVSEVKPTYRNSITVPCKVWSKFGNTFCKYAEEMRKIQERNREKRASELLPEGPHGAEDDGDDD from the coding sequence ATGGCGGACAGAGACAGTGGCAGTGACCACGGAGGGCCCACCGCGGGCCCCGGCTCGTTGCCTCCGGGTGCGATGGGCGCCATGTCGCGTCTGCAGCACGACACGGAGGAGCTCGCCTCCAAGCGCGTCGACATCCAGAACAAGCGCTTCTACCTCGACGTGAAGCAGAATGTTAAAGGCCGCTTCCTAAAGATAGCCGAGGTCGGGGCTGGAGGAAACAAGAGCCGCCTCACTCTCTCCATGTCGGTTGCCGTGGAGTTCCGCGATTATCTCGGGGACTTTATCGAACACTACGCCCAGCTGGGCCCGACTAATCCGGACATAGTGCAGGATGAGCCCCGGCGGGCGCTCAAGAGCGAATTCCTGGTGCGAGAGAATCGGAAATATTACATGGATCTGAAAGAGAACCAGAGGGGGCGGTTCCTAAGGATCCGACAGACCGTTAATCGGGGGCCCGGATTGGGAAGCGCGCAAGGCCAGACCATCGCTCTGCCGGCGCAGGGTCTCATCGAGTTCCGCGACGCTTTGGCCAAACTCATCGACGACTACGGCGTGGACGAGGAGCCGGCGGAGCTCCCGGAGGGCACCTCGCTCACGGTCGACAACAAGCGCTTCTTCTTCGACGTGGGCTCCAACAAGTACGGCGTCTTCATGCGCGTCAGCGAGGTGAAGCCCACGTACCGGAACTCCATCACGGTTCCGTGCAAAGTGTGGTCCAAATTCGGCAACACCTTCTGTAAATACgcggaggagatgaggaagatCCAGGAGAGGAATAGAGAGAAACGGGCCTCCGAACTGCTACCTGAGGGCCCGCACGGAGCAGAAGATGACGGCGACGATGACTGA